The Plodia interpunctella isolate USDA-ARS_2022_Savannah chromosome 9, ilPloInte3.2, whole genome shotgun sequence genome includes the window CACTCTTGATCTCTCCTCTCTTCTCTCTTAGTTACCTCCTAtattaaacttatattatttaactatgaAAGCCTAAAATTCTATTGGGTTACCAGGTTTGTTAGCAGCTgtaatgataatgaagaaAGGTTAAATAAATCTAGCCCTATTAAGCTATCTAATCAGCTATTTAGAGTAGTAGGTCACACACAGATGTCTCATAGAGTCACACCAGATGTTAtcaaattaacataaataattactcaTTTTACCTAAATAGCTTCAgcatatatttctattttagatTTCGCCCTCACTTTCGTTTgcttttgttttgaattgtTGTTGCTAAATCTATActagattattataaaaaggtaagcgtttatgtgagtttgtgactttgtgagtttgtatgtttgaggcgggtaaccTCCGAagctaccgaaccgatttcaaaaactcttTCTCCATTAGATagatccaagattgctatatgctacattttatctcgaaattcccacgggagcgaagccccgggcatcATCTAGTATGGTATATAACTGTAATACAGAAGACATTACAAATACCGAagacaaataaacacaaagtaagtaggtattattatagACAGCCTTGTttttcccactgctgggaataGTCCTCGAAAAAACCGGAGTTTTCTATATTTGAGGTAAAAAATCAAGAGActgaaaaagttaaataatgcTTAATAAAAACCGTTACAACCTTCTCAATAAGTAAACAGCGTGATTAGCAGCACGCTGTATTTGATCTATCAGAGATCAAGTACATAATGATTGATTTCAATACTTGGGGGCTTGTAAATATTCCATTAGCTTCTAGCGTAATCACAAACGTCGAATTCACAATCCGTTGTTATGAACgtcatgaaatatatttttctactagatgttgcctggggcttcgctctcgtgggaattttgagatataacAGCCTATCTTGCCAATCTTGGAGAATGTACTTGACTTtctagaatttttgaaatcggctcggtagtttcagagattacccgcctcaatcatacaaactcacaaacgctttcttttttataatagtatgtGGTGACTACTAAGTTACTGTAATTGTGTATGCACAAAATGCATTagctaatattttatgaaatctgaAATTGTAAGCATGATTCGATCTAGAATCCTTATTAGGTTTTACAACTGAGTTTCTGTTGCTTTGGCTTTAGCATAATCTTGACTTGTAATCTTTCACCGCAATCAATATTCGTTGATATCCcaactaatttattacatacattccGAATATTATTACACTTGACTATTAATTTCATGAATCTTCTACTTTTGGAACTTTGCTGAGGCCAAAACACAATTGGAAAATTTATCTTcgatatttaacttttttattaacagtGACAAGCGACAATCCACATTTAGTTCTATAATAAAGTTTCCAAGACCTATGTTATGTAGTCCCCGCCGCCGTTCCATTCCACGCGAAACTCCAACGAGAATGCCGTTATGTTTTAAATCTATTGTAATGTCACATTGTAATGACACCTGCAGCCTGCACAGGTCATCCGCGCCTACCTAATGTTGCCCCCATACGGAGACAAACACGCGTGATCTCCATTGTATTATGAGGTGTGAACTTGACATTGCGTGCGCGATTAGGTTATGTTgacgtttttataaaattacggCTCTTAGTTAGGTTTGTTGTAACTTGAATGAacgatttattttctattcaagTTACgcagattaatttattactactaatatataagtacttttaactgaaactaaacaatttttatataataaaccagATAACATCATCTAGTAAtctcgttccgaaatgctagtagtttatagctttgttaaaaatattattcacgagaaagtgcctgtgaaggcctaatttctgaataaatgtttagattttgatttttgattcaacaagttacaatacaatttgatacaagtataaaataattagtattagtaagtcttttgtctttgtcttaaAAAGAACCCTGATAATGTTTTtaggctaataaaaaaaaactacgttcaaacatagacaagttacagttttattatcatataatcataataataaataaataagttattaagaTAAATAGATGCCCCAATGGCCACGTGAATACGTCGCTGCCCAAGAAATGACTTTTCGATATGTATGATTCCAATTTTGGTCTACAGTTATGGCTGAAGGGTTAAGGATAACGTAAGGCTAGGTAGGCtatcagaaaatatttaccttaCCCCATgttgaatgaaacaaacatattcttaaagtaattaatcCATATCAGTAATCAAATAAACACTCTGTCTGTCACGTAATTTGTTCGAAGATTATGTGGTTGTAAAGCAAAATGTGACGATgggtaattttattgtttgcaGTGGTATTATGATTTACGATTTTGGAAAATACgcttgtatatatatatacgcaattttatgataattatttccTTTGAAAGTAGAACATAATAATCCTAAAAACcttgaaaatgtataaaaagttcAAATTCAATGTGGAACACGTAGATAACGTTATTCgatagttaaattaaaaccaGTAACCATTGTCTTTGTCTCATCGGAACATTTTCCCGGTGTCATCCTTGGCTACGAAGCGTTGGAGAccagtagaaaaaaatgtatgaatgtatAGTTTTCAGACTATTAGCAGGCACATCCTCCTGACAACAAGGCAAGCACTTTTTGAATTTCACCAAAAGACACTATTTCCCATTGGACTAAaaacctattatttttaaactagcggtccgccccggcttcgctcgggtaaagccgtaataaaaaagtaacatatGTTACACCtaaaggtttcgtctatctttgtgtcaaatttcacCACAATCGATTTTGGACACCCAGGATTTTGttcttaacaaataaaaaacaaaaacacttatattttcacttcataatattagtatggataatatGGATTAATATTCAGGTCTGGGGGTTTACAATATCCTGCACATGCTGCTATGTGGTCTCATCCTGATGGGCGTCATCATGCAGAGCTTGGCGCTGGGCTACGTGCTGCCTGCAGCTCAGTGTGACCTGGAACTCACCCTGCACCAGCGAGGGTGGATAGCGGCCATTCCTTTCATGGGTAAGAACGAAATGGTCTGTGGAACAAGAGTATATAAACTAGTTCATTACTGCGTTAAATGATCTCGCTTTTTATGGAAAATTGATGGCAaccaatgatttatttatttatttatttagctaaatacaacggtacacaaaatatatccTTTTATGATCTGTTTGCCTCCAATTTCTTCCCAAGAATAGATagttttgtgaatatttttttggggACAAAAACgactacttacttacttaatcTGATCCTTGATACACATTAATCTTCCTATGCACTCCAATGGCCTACTGGCCCCATAGCTTATCTTGGCTTCCAAAACGAGAGAGCGCCAGTGGTTTATTCTGGCAAACATTTATGTTGACATTCCAGCCATGATCCTGACGGGCTACTTCTGGGGTTGGCTGGCGGACACCAGAGGTCGTCGACCTGTGCTGCTGTACTCCATGATGACGTCATTCATCCTGACCGTCCTCGTCAGCTTCACGCCCAACATGATTAGCTTTGCTGTGATACAGTTCTTGTCTGCTGtattgtaagtattttgtGATGTACCTCCTAGACAAATTTCTCTCATCTGTCCGGTTTATACCTGGTGGTAAAACGTTTATACCTAGACGTAAAGAATACTGAAGATTTGTTTGCGtatacgtaaatatttttcctggCGTAAACCCATCCATATTTACTTCCGACGAAAAGAAACATCGTATGAAGATATGGCGCGGCAACGGCTCCTTTGAGAATCGtcttaaataaagaatatccATTTGTTTTCAGCATGTCTGGCTCCTCAGCAGTGGCATACACCTACCTGGGTGAATTCAATAACCTCCGCCACCGAGACAAGATGGTCGCCTTCGGGTCTTCCTTTGTGGGAATTGGAACTGTTGTCTTGCCtggtaaaaaattacatttaattatagtatgtgtttttcataatttcattcatttattcaaaaacttgGTGGAACTGCTTCTTTGCTTCTCTTGTTTGTACCTAGTGCATTTGAATGAATTATGcctattgttttgttattttgatcttcattattgatgatgattgagagacagacaaataaaatttgtaaaatttgtgtgtgaaatgagaCCCAGCGAATCAAACACGCAAAATGATCTCAACCTCTCAAATTAGGACAGGTATCACTTTTACTACCATGAAGAACATTACTATCAATGGGCTTTTTTGATTTAACAAAACCTTCTTACATTCCCAGCAATATCCTGGCTGATCCTGCCCCTGGATTTCTCCTACTACATCGGCTTCCTGGACATCTACTACCGCCCGTGGCGCCTCCTAGTGATCGCTTGTGGAATCCCCTACGCTGTGTCATCGCTGATCATGTGCTTCGCTCCAGAAAGTCCGAAGTTCTTGACCGCCGCGGGGAGAAAGGAGGAAGTCTTGGAAGTCATGAGGACTATCTACTCGGTCAACTATAGAATGCCTAAGGAAACATTTGCAGTAAGTTGgttcacatttaaaaatataaggtaCTATACTTCAAACCAGTCTGTAATGTCTGGCCATCTGTAAGactgacaatttttttagataaatgtCATCGTAATGCGCAAAATACTCTTCAAGCATACGCAAAACCTTACAAATTTGATCTAGTTAGTTTGACATAACTCTGAGTCCATTTCTTTTCAGGTAGAATCGATAATCGTGGATAAGCAGGCGAACACTGATCATAGGGTGGGCATGTTTCGCGCCATCATGATCTCCATGAAGGAGCAGACTCTGCCTCTCTTCAAGACCCCTCTGGTGCCCTGGACACTGCTCACTTGCTTTGTGCAGTTTGGAATTTTTGCTACGTAAGTAtctatttttccatttttatttccataaatgGAAATCTACTGCGCGTCGCAAATTTATGATTAGCAATTAAGATAAggcatagtattttttttgctgcTTTTCTACTAACAGTCTACGATACGAATCCACGATATACTGAAATGTTCAAATGTCAACAGAAAAAATactcacatttaaaaatattgagtgtACTTtcctggttttttttttctgtaatagaAATCTTTAAGTATGGCACcaagcaattttttaaaattgaaaaccttgtaaatgaaaatttttattttccagaaCCAACGGTTTCTATGTCTGGTTCCCCACGATCCTGAACTCCGTGGTGAATCATGAAGGTGAACCCATGAGGATCTGCGACGTCCTcgcttacaaaaataatggcAATGATACAGAGGTTGGTAAGATTATCGTGGTATTTGAtaaatgtctataaaataacagcacattgttattttgttaagaCAGCCTTTTACTTCCTATTTGATAGTTACAATTTGCAATGGCCGTTAGAAACGTTTTTGAttcaaactttttataaagGAATGTGCTAAAAGAAATCTAATgcaaaatcataatatgtttacaTGGTAACACCTCTCTCTTCTCTTTACtcatgtcagattttattcaagttgcctaacggcatctgacataacttttacgactaccaaCCGAAAACTAGTGACAATTATTTGCATATACACTAAAGAACTTAAactatcaaccagtgtgtcaggtttcctcacgatgttttccttcaccggaagtaagtGGAGGTCGATGAAAACcaatatacatgagtcagcaatctgactcattatagtagttttcatcgatctCCAGTTTGTATAcctgtatacaaactcatgtggcacgagtacgattcgaacctgggacctttcgatctcagGCGGACGGTCTTCATACCACACGTAACATAT containing:
- the LOC128672257 gene encoding synaptic vesicle glycoprotein 2C-like isoform X1, producing the protein MVANGTTSTKSEKNEKIQAATLDDAMLMAGLGVYNILHMLLCGLILMGVIMQSLALGYVLPAAQCDLELTLHQRGWIAAIPFMAMILTGYFWGWLADTRGRRPVLLYSMMTSFILTVLVSFTPNMISFAVIQFLSAVFMSGSSAVAYTYLGEFNNLRHRDKMVAFGSSFVGIGTVVLPAISWLILPLDFSYYIGFLDIYYRPWRLLVIACGIPYAVSSLIMCFAPESPKFLTAAGRKEEVLEVMRTIYSVNYRMPKETFAVESIIVDKQANTDHRVGMFRAIMISMKEQTLPLFKTPLVPWTLLTCFVQFGIFATTNGFYVWFPTILNSVVNHEGEPMRICDVLAYKNNGNDTEVGCDDSMNTATFEQSIYIGLVFSSMYIIVGFLVDFIGKKLILIVVLSSTGLCGIAANFAANTQLAVILFAIFQMSGACIGLMNAVAVELFPTKYRAMAVCLCMMLGRVGSMVGSNLIGIFLQTNCGLSFYIFGGLLIVNAAFCITLPNKKKDCCPAKEIVHEPAQNETHEPV
- the LOC128672257 gene encoding synaptic vesicle glycoprotein 2C-like isoform X2 is translated as MLLCGLILMGVIMQSLALGYVLPAAQCDLELTLHQRGWIAAIPFMAMILTGYFWGWLADTRGRRPVLLYSMMTSFILTVLVSFTPNMISFAVIQFLSAVFMSGSSAVAYTYLGEFNNLRHRDKMVAFGSSFVGIGTVVLPAISWLILPLDFSYYIGFLDIYYRPWRLLVIACGIPYAVSSLIMCFAPESPKFLTAAGRKEEVLEVMRTIYSVNYRMPKETFAVESIIVDKQANTDHRVGMFRAIMISMKEQTLPLFKTPLVPWTLLTCFVQFGIFATTNGFYVWFPTILNSVVNHEGEPMRICDVLAYKNNGNDTEVGCDDSMNTATFEQSIYIGLVFSSMYIIVGFLVDFIGKKLILIVVLSSTGLCGIAANFAANTQLAVILFAIFQMSGACIGLMNAVAVELFPTKYRAMAVCLCMMLGRVGSMVGSNLIGIFLQTNCGLSFYIFGGLLIVNAAFCITLPNKKKDCCPAKEIVHEPAQNETHEPV